A segment of the Capnocytophaga sp. ARDL2 genome:
TTTTCATAATAAGATTTTTCGTGTCCGCCGTTTTGAAATGGTTGAAAATTTTTAATAAATTGGTTTCTTTCATCTTTATTGAATAAAATGTTGGTTAATCGTTGGGGTCAAAAAATGTTTCGCCCTTACATTATTTATTATAGGCAAATGTTGATTTGCCTTTACAATATTACGAAACCTATATTAGAAAATCCTTAATAATTGATAATTAACCATTAACAATTATAATAAAACCCTGTAATTCCAATGGTCATACCGAATATTTTTTTCAATGTAACGATATGATTATCAAAAAAGTTGTTGTTAGCTTCAAGGATTTTGGTGGGATATTTTTCGTTTTTATATTGTATGAAAATGTAATCTGCTCCGTGTCCTTTGGCAGGAAGCATTCGGTCGATGTCCACTTTTTTAATATTCGATAGCGGAAAAATATTGCAAAATTCACCCACACTTACCCCGAGTTGTTTATTCACCTCATCTTTCCACAATACGGCTTGGTCGCCAAACCTTTCCGTCAGTAAAGGTGGACGGCGTTTTACGATTTCGTTTTCTTGATAGTCGGTCTCTATCCCGATATATTCTTTCGGAAATAACACCCAATCGGTAAGTTGTATATTCTCCTCATTTTCAATTGGAGTGATTAATTCGGGATATTTACGGGCATTGATAATATTAAAAAACACATATTGATGCTGAGGTTCTCCGTAATAAACGCTAAGAAATGTCATTTCGTCTTTCTGAAAAAATGAATAGAGGTCTTCACGAGTTTTATAGTGTTCATTGAGAGGCAAATGTTTTTCTAATTGCTGATGCACTTGCCAAAAATCAAATTCCTCTATCTGTGTGTCTCCATTGGCATAGTATTCTCGTACGGCTATATCTCTACGCTGGGTGTTATGAATGCGAAATTCAAATTTGGAAAATAGCAAATTGCCCATCCGCACCGGATATTTAAAATAGTAATACTCATACACCTCATAATCTAAATCAAAAGGACTGTCCCATTCCACCAAAGGCGATGCGATAACTTCCTCGTAGGTAGCGTCCCACGAAAAGAATTTCGGCTCAGGCGATTGCACTTCAAATCCGAGATGATAATCGGTGTGATTGGTTGAAAGCAATAGGATTTTTTTCATATTATTCTTCTCTTGAGATGATTTTAGTTGCCAATTTTAAGAAATCCACCGCTAAGAAATATTGGTCGCCCAAAGCATTGTATGCCGAATCTTCGGAGAGTACGCCGTGAGGCATTCCTTGAGGGATTTTACCTGCGTTGGCATCGTCATAATCCTTTCGCCATTGGTCGCTTCCGTAATAGACGTTGAGTTTTTGTACTTCGGGAAGCAATTCCTGCCATTGTTTCAGAAATTGTTCCGCCTTCGGAGTGAAATCTTCTATTTTATTGAGGATTTCCTCCATTTTTGTGATGTTTTGTAGTTGTTCTGGGGTCATTTTCTTCATTATTTTTGTATTCACTTATTGAGTCCTTTGCAAGAACCGCCCACTCTCTATTTTTCTCATATTCGGATGATTTTTTTAGAAAAAGTGTTTCTGAAAATTCAAAATTACATTCTTTTTCATCATTTTTTGTCTCTTTTCAGGAACGATTTAATCAAAATCTCCCTTTTTTTGAGCCATCTCGCTTCTTTATCTACCCCATCTTCAGCCACTTCCTTGAAGAAGTGCTCTTGTTTTTCAACTTCTTCCTCGGGCAATTCGTCTTCCTTTCGGTCTTGGGCAATTTCAAAAGTTTTCGGTTTTTTCGAATGAAATGAACTCTGCGTAATACAGGCATCTACTTTTACGCCTTGTTGAATGATAATCCTATGTTTTTCCAACTGATGATTGATTTCACAAAGCAATAAGTCAAAAGCTTTCTTTTCGGTAAGTTCGGTGCGGAATCGGCTTAAAACATTGTAAAAACGGAACATTATCCTCCAATTGCATACCACAAAATTTCATTGCTGATAGGCTATCATTTATAGGCTATTCTACCTTGACATCCGAAAGGTTGTTTCACATTCCGATGAGCAACATTTTGAACAGCAATAAACCATCGTAAGGTTTTTCGCCCGAAGCAGAAAGCCATTTTGGATAGTGTTTGTCGATGATAGCAGAAATAGGTTTCCAATCGATAATGATATAGACTTGTGCGTAAAAAGAACCTTTTTAAATGCATCTTTCTACATCGTAAGAAGCAAAGGACATAGCAGATAGGGTTTTGGTACCTTTCATAAAGCAATCATTAGATATTTAAATAATTAACAATTTTATTTTAGGAAAATTTGCCTTGCAAAGGTCTCATAAATTTATACTACCACATTGGTTTATTTGCTATGTGTCTAAAAACTTGTAAATTTGCTCCAAAATACACATTTAAATTGATATGAAAAAAAGAGTAATTTATCTTGCACTTATTTCGGCAATGGTGATAAGTTGTAAGCAAAATAAGTTAAAAACCAACGAAATTTCTTCTGAAAACACATTGGAAAATGTTATTTCTTCTGAAATTCCAGAACTTCCTGAAACAAATACGATTAAAAATATTGACGATGAGATTCAGGTATATACCATAAATATAGGCAATGACCCTAATAAAAGTCATTTAATAGCCTCGTTTCCTATCACTCCTTATGATTTTGTAAATCAAACTGAAAGAAAATTTACAGAAGGATTAATAAACGAATTTAAATCAGAATTGAAAAAATATCAAACACAAGACAACAATTCAAATCTTGATTTTAATCAGCATTTTGATGTAAAATTTCATAATGAAGACTTTTTAGTTTTTCTATATACTCAAAATGTTTCTTATGGAAATAATTACGACAACAGAAATATTGCTTCCATTTTTGATTTAAAAAACCAAAAAAAGCTCACAGCTAAAGATTTATTAAAAGAGCCTGAAAATTTTGAAAGTTTTATTTCCGAAATCAGAGATCTTGCTCGTGAGGCAATAAGAAATTTTGTTAAAAATGATACAAGCTATGCCAATGACCAAGAGCGTAAACAAGTCTTGGAATCAGTAGAAGAAACCTTGGTAGAAGGGACATTGCCTACCGATAAAAATTATGATGCCTTATTCTTTGATGAAGAAGGAAATTGGCACATTATTTTTGATAAATATCAAATTGCCAGTGGTTATATGGGTGAATTTCTTGTAAAAATTCCAAAAGATATTATTCAAAAATACATTAACGAACGTTTTTTACATCTATTTGAAAATAAAGACACTGTAGAACAGGCAATTATAAACAATATGAGCACCTCAAATTCTGAGGTTGATTGTTCAAAAGTTCCGTGTGTAGCTCTTACTTTTGATGATGGGCCATCGGTATATACATCTCAACTTTTAGATATATTAAAAGAAGAAAATGTAAAAGCTACCTTTTTTGTATTGGGAAAATCGGCTTCTGTTCAGAAAAATACTATCAAAAGAATGATAGAGGAAGGACACAATATCGGAAATCATTCGTATGATCATAAAGATTTTCGTAAAATTTCTGATCAAGAAGCAATAAGACAAATCCAACTCACCGACCAAATTATTGAAAAAATAACAGGTGAAAAACCTAAATATTTCCGTTTTCCTTATGGAGCTCGTAACAAAGCCAATTTAGCAATGGTTGAAAGACCTGTAATTATGTGGAATATTGACCCCTTAGATTGGAAATACCGCGATGCTGACAAAGTGGCTTCTGAAATGTCAAAGGCTTCACCACAAGGAATCATTTTAGCACACGATATACATAAGTCTACCGTGGAAGCAATCCCTAAGGCTATCAAGCAATTAAAAGCAAAAGGCTATCACATCGTTACATTAGACGATTTGTTTCGTCATAAAAAAATGAAAAATGGTGTGGAATACTCTAATGGAAAATAATTTCAAAAAGAAATAACCAAAAACGCTCCTTAATTGGAGCGTTTTTTTTAGAATTTTATTCTTTTAGGAATATTATTGTAATTTTGCTTCTAACCAAACGGGAATGTTCACGCATTATTACTGGATTTTACCCATTGGGAGATTTGTGGAACTTTATGGTATTGAGTGTTTTAGCCTTTCGATGAACGCCATAGAGGAGATAACTAAAAGAAATACAGGTGAATATGTTGTGCGTCCTTTTATTAGAAAATACCCTGAAAAGTCGCTCGAAATCATTGAAAAATGGGCAAAATCTCCTAATTTTCATTTGCGAAGATTGGCAAGTGAAGGCTTGCGTCCGAAACTCCCTTGGGCGAGTAAATTAGACACTTTTATAGAAAATCCTGCCCCCGTTTTCCAAATTTTGGAACTCCTTAAAGAAGACGAAATACTATTCGTGAAAAAATCCGTTGCCAATCACCTCACCGACTGGCTCAAAGTGAATAAAGAAGCCGTTTTACCTCTTATCCACCGCTGGAAAACTTCCGAAAACCCACACACCCAATGGATTATAAAACGAGCTACGAGGAAGTGTTTATAATTAAAAACCGAATCAAAGACACCCAGAATAGGGTAAACTTTTGATGTAATCTTCCATAAACTGCCAATCGGGACAGGTGGCACCTGTGGGCGTTTTGGTAATTGGAAGTTTGATTTGATGTTTCGCTAATGTTTTTTGGCGATATTGACGACCATAAGCACATTTATAACTATCATTATTTATCAGAGTAGAAATAAATATTTTCGCAAATTGTGAAATTTTCTCATTTTTTAATACCAAAATATTGTCATCACAACAAAATTCATAGTTTCTAAAACAAGAAAAACCAAACATATCTATTGTGATAGCATTATTATACCTTGTCATTTCTTTATTGGAAATATAACAAGCTACCCCCTCATTTTCTTTTCCTGCCGTAATAAAAGGAATATTGCCTTTTTCTCTATCAGGTTTTGTTAACCTTGTACCCCTTGAAACTTTAAACAAATCACTCAATAAGAACCATTCCCATTTTCTTTCGTCTAATGAAATTTTATTGTTGGAAAGGGGCTGTTGGGATAATTCATATTCAGTTTCCTGATTTTTGATTTCATTGGGTAATTTATCAAAAGTTGGGACTAAAATGTTTCTTAAAGTCCTGTTTGCTGCTCTTCCATAATTATAACGATATTTATTTTGCTCAATTACATAGCAATAATAAAGCATTGCTGTTTTTGAAAGTTCTTTTTTGGGTTTAGCTATATAAACATCTCTTCCACTATAATATTCATATTCGTGAAAAAAGGTTGTTAGTACGCTACCACTTGCGGCAATACTTAAAGTATTTGCTGGATTTGGAGTTATATTTTCTATTGGCTTTACATTACAATTAATTCCATTATTTGTTGATTGTCTTGAAACAAAAGGGATTCCTTTTTCGGTAACTTCACAATTTACAACTTCCAAATTAACACCATACCAAATATCAAAAATCTCGTCTAACCTTACCATTATTCAATATTGTTTAAAAATTTGAATGCTACATATTCTTTGATTTTCTTTATAAAATCCTCGTCGGTCAATGTAGAATAATCGGTTTCCATATAGGCTTCGGCACACCATTCGTCTTCGCCTTTTACTTCTTGCCTTACGGAAAGCCCCGCGATTTCGTCCAAATTGCGATAAGCCGAAAGCCAACGCTCTTTGATGTTGTTGTACTGATTTCGTGCGTCTATCCTACCAAGATTTTTTCGCTTTTCAAATCCGTCGTCTTTAAAATAGCCAAACCAAGTTTTTCTACCCTCATTAGGTTTGTTTGCTTCAAAAACCATTACACAAGTTACCACTCCCACTGGGTAAAACAAATCATCAGGCATAGACAAAACCGCTTTCAGATGATGTTTGGCTAAAATTCTGTTTTTTACTGCAATTAATTCTTTTTCATTCTTAATGGCACAACTCATTTGCACAATGGCCACCACGCGTCCGTTTTGTGGTGCGACCATTTCCAAGGCGTGTTCTATGAATTTCATTTGTCCGTCAGAGCCTACATTATATGGCGGATTGAGGAAAGCAACCGTAGGTTTGTGAGGTATAATAAAAGGCGTACAATTGAAGCAATCTCCATTATAAATATTGGTTTTTCCATCGCCACGAAGCATCATATTGGAACAAGTGTAAGTGTACATTTGTGGCAACATTTCCACACCACAAAGTTGCTGACTTTTGATTTTGTACTTTTTATCCTCATCACTTCCAGCAAGAGCAAACATTCTTTTCATTCCTGCAATAAGAAAACCTCCTGTTCCACAACAGCAATCATACAATACATCATCTTTGCTTATATTAGAAAGGTCGCAAAACAAATCGGTAATATGTTGAGGTGTAAGTACCAAACCTAAACTCTGTTGAGTTCCTGCATAACGAATAAACTCGGAATAAAATTTTCCCAATACATCAAATCCTTTTTCTTCTTTGGAAAGCAAAGGATAAATATTTTGATATAGATAAGAAATGACTTCTGTTTTTAATACTCCCAGAGTAGTTTTGGTTTGTCGGGTTTTGGTATTTCTTATTGTATCACTACTGAATAAAACGGTTGCGTTGAGTTTGCTATATTCAGCCAACATTTGAGGAATATTCCGTACTCCACTAAGGTTAATCACTTGATTATCTGCTTCTAAAATTGCCTTTGTAAGAGCATCAGTAGTTGGGTAAGAG
Coding sequences within it:
- a CDS encoding DUF4298 domain-containing protein; this translates as MTPEQLQNITKMEEILNKIEDFTPKAEQFLKQWQELLPEVQKLNVYYGSDQWRKDYDDANAGKIPQGMPHGVLSEDSAYNALGDQYFLAVDFLKLATKIISREE
- a CDS encoding polysaccharide deacetylase family protein, which gives rise to MKKRVIYLALISAMVISCKQNKLKTNEISSENTLENVISSEIPELPETNTIKNIDDEIQVYTINIGNDPNKSHLIASFPITPYDFVNQTERKFTEGLINEFKSELKKYQTQDNNSNLDFNQHFDVKFHNEDFLVFLYTQNVSYGNNYDNRNIASIFDLKNQKKLTAKDLLKEPENFESFISEIRDLAREAIRNFVKNDTSYANDQERKQVLESVEETLVEGTLPTDKNYDALFFDEEGNWHIIFDKYQIASGYMGEFLVKIPKDIIQKYINERFLHLFENKDTVEQAIINNMSTSNSEVDCSKVPCVALTFDDGPSVYTSQLLDILKEENVKATFFVLGKSASVQKNTIKRMIEEGHNIGNHSYDHKDFRKISDQEAIRQIQLTDQIIEKITGEKPKYFRFPYGARNKANLAMVERPVIMWNIDPLDWKYRDADKVASEMSKASPQGIILAHDIHKSTVEAIPKAIKQLKAKGYHIVTLDDLFRHKKMKNGVEYSNGK
- a CDS encoding DNA alkylation repair protein, encoding MFTHYYWILPIGRFVELYGIECFSLSMNAIEEITKRNTGEYVVRPFIRKYPEKSLEIIEKWAKSPNFHLRRLASEGLRPKLPWASKLDTFIENPAPVFQILELLKEDEILFVKKSVANHLTDWLKVNKEAVLPLIHRWKTSENPHTQWIIKRATRKCL
- a CDS encoding restriction endonuclease subunit S translates to MVRLDEIFDIWYGVNLEVVNCEVTEKGIPFVSRQSTNNGINCNVKPIENITPNPANTLSIAASGSVLTTFFHEYEYYSGRDVYIAKPKKELSKTAMLYYCYVIEQNKYRYNYGRAANRTLRNILVPTFDKLPNEIKNQETEYELSQQPLSNNKISLDERKWEWFLLSDLFKVSRGTRLTKPDREKGNIPFITAGKENEGVACYISNKEMTRYNNAITIDMFGFSCFRNYEFCCDDNILVLKNEKISQFAKIFISTLINNDSYKCAYGRQYRQKTLAKHQIKLPITKTPTGATCPDWQFMEDYIKSLPYSGCL
- a CDS encoding class I SAM-dependent DNA methyltransferase translates to MANETLTENIVYDHFKNDPLFSDKTIKVILERQQSANILIDELLKGATKTGKSGKGRPDFIITFPTNSDYIIVIETKAEISKHESKNSTKQENIRDYAVDGVLHYSKILSREFNVLAIAVSGETKDNLSVSHFLWKKGNSDYEKLENDRELRSINSYLKYFRNEHFADTLLHINIVDKAIYLNELFHAYSIQENERCTLVSAILLALTYEPFRNSFTSYPTTDALTKAILEADNQVINLSGVRNIPQMLAEYSKLNATVLFSSDTIRNTKTRQTKTTLGVLKTEVISYLYQNIYPLLSKEEKGFDVLGKFYSEFIRYAGTQQSLGLVLTPQHITDLFCDLSNISKDDVLYDCCCGTGGFLIAGMKRMFALAGSDEDKKYKIKSQQLCGVEMLPQMYTYTCSNMMLRGDGKTNIYNGDCFNCTPFIIPHKPTVAFLNPPYNVGSDGQMKFIEHALEMVAPQNGRVVAIVQMSCAIKNEKELIAVKNRILAKHHLKAVLSMPDDLFYPVGVVTCVMVFEANKPNEGRKTWFGYFKDDGFEKRKNLGRIDARNQYNNIKERWLSAYRNLDEIAGLSVRQEVKGEDEWCAEAYMETDYSTLTDEDFIKKIKEYVAFKFLNNIE